Proteins from a genomic interval of Nocardioidaceae bacterium:
- the purU gene encoding formyltetrahydrofolate deformylase, protein MTHVLTLSCPDRPGIVAAVSAALAEAGGNITASQQFGSDTGTFFMRVEVELEGDAPRGVRERLGGVGESYAMSWDLVEAAARPRVLVMVSSYGHCLNDLLFRASTGALPIEVVGVVSNHETFAGMAANHDVPFHHVPVTRGTKPEAEARLKQIAADSGTDLLVLARYMQILSDDLCRHFAGRAINIHHSMLPSFKGAKPYHQAHARGVKLVGATAHYVTADLDEGPIIEQEVARVDHSKDVEELVAIGRDTECQALARAVRWHAERRVLLDGSRTVVFR, encoded by the coding sequence GTGACGCACGTGCTGACGCTCTCCTGCCCCGACCGGCCCGGCATCGTCGCCGCGGTCTCCGCCGCGCTGGCCGAGGCCGGGGGCAACATCACCGCCAGCCAGCAGTTCGGGTCCGACACCGGCACCTTCTTCATGCGGGTGGAGGTCGAGCTGGAGGGCGACGCACCCCGGGGAGTGCGCGAGCGGCTCGGCGGCGTGGGGGAGTCGTACGCCATGAGCTGGGACCTCGTCGAGGCCGCTGCTCGCCCCCGGGTGCTGGTCATGGTGAGCTCGTACGGGCACTGCCTCAACGACCTGCTCTTCCGCGCCTCGACCGGGGCCCTGCCCATCGAGGTGGTGGGTGTGGTGTCCAACCACGAGACGTTCGCAGGCATGGCCGCGAATCACGACGTGCCCTTCCACCACGTGCCGGTGACCCGCGGGACCAAGCCCGAGGCCGAGGCCCGGCTCAAGCAGATCGCCGCGGACTCCGGCACGGACCTGCTGGTGCTCGCCCGCTACATGCAGATCCTCAGCGACGACCTCTGCCGGCACTTCGCCGGTCGCGCGATCAACATCCACCACTCGATGCTGCCGAGCTTCAAGGGCGCGAAGCCCTACCACCAGGCGCACGCGCGGGGCGTCAAGCTGGTCGGCGCGACGGCGCACTACGTCACCGCCGACCTCGACGAGGGCCCCATCATCGAGCAGGAGGTGGCACGCGTCGACCACTCCAAGGACGTCGAGGAGCTCGTGGCGATCGGGCGCGACACCGAGTGCCAGGCGCTCGCGCGCGCGGTGCGCTGGCACGCCGAGCGGCGGGTGCTGCTCGACGGGTCGCGCACGGTCGTCTTCCGCTGA
- a CDS encoding RecQ family ATP-dependent DNA helicase translates to MSDPSRIDTDNRDDAIDSLLPRFGVEELHPWQAEAVDALVAGRDALVLAPTGSGKSLVYALAGALREGWTLVVSPLLALQADQMHHLGEAGQAAYRISSAEKAAQRRETLARLCAGDLDVCFLAPEQLDNDEVREALEACPPGLVCVDEAHCVSQWGHDFRPDYLEVGDRLRALGDAPFVAMTATAAPPVRRDIEHSLGLTDHLLVQADLSRPTLHLAVHREPDADRQADRVVELVLAHGEHGQGLLYCRTRASAEEFAARLEEEGRTAAVYHGGMSRTAREEAHAAFRDDTVQVMVATSAFGMGIDKPDVRFVVHAEVTDSLDTYFQEIGRAGRDGDPASVDLVYRPEDHATSRFFLAAVPDAETVTEVLEATDSAEEPDVGQRTAARVVRLAEQAAADDLPDGVEGVQAAAEAEREMAESRVAMVREYAETEACRAAFLLGYFGQESEPCGNCDTCEAGTAYEVAEVAGDLDWGVGEQVTHEEFGIGTVTASDEKKVTVLFEGAGYKTLARRVVIEQDLLEAASPA, encoded by the coding sequence GTGAGCGACCCCTCCCGAATCGATACAGACAACCGCGACGACGCCATCGACTCCCTCCTCCCCCGCTTCGGCGTCGAGGAGCTCCATCCCTGGCAGGCGGAGGCGGTCGACGCGCTCGTCGCGGGCCGCGACGCGCTCGTGCTGGCGCCCACCGGCTCGGGCAAGTCCCTGGTGTACGCCCTGGCAGGTGCCCTGCGCGAGGGGTGGACGCTGGTGGTGTCCCCGCTGCTCGCGCTGCAGGCCGACCAGATGCACCACCTGGGCGAGGCGGGGCAGGCGGCGTACCGGATCTCCTCGGCCGAGAAGGCGGCCCAGCGCCGGGAGACCCTGGCGCGCCTGTGCGCCGGCGACCTCGATGTCTGCTTCCTCGCGCCCGAGCAGCTCGACAACGACGAGGTCCGCGAGGCCCTGGAGGCGTGCCCGCCCGGCCTGGTCTGCGTCGACGAGGCGCATTGCGTGTCCCAGTGGGGCCACGACTTCCGGCCCGACTACCTCGAGGTGGGCGACCGCCTCCGCGCCCTGGGGGACGCGCCCTTCGTGGCGATGACCGCGACGGCGGCTCCCCCGGTGCGCCGCGACATCGAACACTCGCTGGGCCTGACCGACCACCTGCTGGTGCAGGCGGACCTCTCCCGCCCGACCCTGCACCTGGCCGTGCACCGCGAGCCTGATGCCGACCGGCAGGCGGACCGGGTCGTCGAGCTCGTGCTGGCGCACGGCGAGCACGGGCAGGGCCTGCTCTACTGCCGCACCCGCGCCTCCGCGGAGGAGTTCGCGGCCCGGCTGGAGGAGGAGGGGCGCACGGCCGCCGTCTACCACGGCGGGATGTCGCGCACGGCTCGCGAGGAGGCGCACGCCGCGTTCCGCGACGACACCGTCCAGGTCATGGTCGCGACCTCGGCCTTCGGGATGGGCATCGACAAGCCGGACGTGCGTTTCGTGGTCCACGCCGAGGTCACCGACTCACTCGACACCTACTTCCAGGAGATCGGCCGGGCCGGCCGCGACGGGGACCCCGCCTCGGTGGACCTCGTCTACCGTCCCGAGGACCACGCCACCAGCCGGTTCTTCCTGGCCGCGGTGCCCGACGCCGAGACCGTGACCGAGGTGCTGGAGGCCACCGACTCCGCCGAGGAGCCCGATGTCGGGCAGCGGACGGCGGCGCGGGTCGTACGCCTCGCGGAGCAAGCCGCGGCCGACGACCTGCCCGACGGTGTCGAGGGGGTCCAGGCGGCCGCCGAGGCCGAGCGCGAGATGGCGGAGTCGCGCGTCGCGATGGTGCGGGAGTACGCCGAGACGGAGGCGTGCCGGGCAGCGTTCCTGCTCGGCTACTTCGGGCAGGAGTCTGAGCCCTGCGGCAACTGCGACACCTGTGAGGCCGGCACGGCGTACGAGGTCGCGGAGGTGGCCGGCGACCTCGACTGGGGTGTGGGCGAGCAGGTGACGCACGAGGAGTTCGGCATCGGCACGGTGACGGCCTCGGACGAGAAGAAGGTGACCGTCCTCTTCGAGGGCGCCGGCTACAAGACCCTGGCGCGTCGGGTGGTCATCGAGCAGGACCTGCTGGAGGCCGCGAGCCCTGCGTGA
- a CDS encoding molybdopterin-dependent oxidoreductase — MDALGPLLHGGLTAVAALGAAEAAAWWTGADSPVDDAARIAVDLSPHAVVEETVRRLGTADKPAVRASAALGVGAALALAHSRGTARRLGSVGALVGLDAYAARRHAPRRTPRAHMAVGGAAGATALAVHGLGAVPAALTAAAGATAWRVTHRARATRLEGADARLQATPLTADEPLAPLDDGAHRWPGLEPLPTTADALFATDVNLRPPLVDAATWRLRVTGHVERELDLDLASLEALGTVEADVALVCIHTRPGWLRQGTPRWVGVPLRRVLEAAGVMPGAVDLRSVAVDGFAMRHGIGQVRAGDALVVIGMDGHRLTPAHGAPARLLVPGLYGQYAGVKWLTELQVTDARASFYWESRGFPVAVQGVRPSSRIDAVGGVRVPVGRDGRTRGGAAGTLRVGGGRTAIVGSAWAPCHDGVGVVEVRADEGTWRPAELAGQISPYAQRRWRVVLDLEAGDHELQVRMRAADGTVQAVEPSAPGMTGATGLHRLRVRTS; from the coding sequence ATGGATGCCCTCGGTCCGCTGCTGCACGGCGGCCTCACGGCCGTGGCGGCCCTGGGCGCCGCCGAGGCGGCCGCCTGGTGGACGGGTGCCGACTCGCCCGTCGACGACGCAGCGCGCATCGCCGTCGATCTCTCGCCCCATGCCGTGGTGGAGGAGACCGTGCGGCGACTCGGCACGGCCGACAAGCCCGCCGTACGCGCCTCGGCGGCCCTCGGCGTCGGCGCGGCGCTGGCGCTCGCCCACTCGCGCGGCACCGCACGCCGCCTGGGCTCGGTCGGTGCGCTGGTCGGCCTCGACGCGTACGCCGCGCGGCGCCACGCGCCCCGACGCACGCCCCGGGCGCACATGGCCGTCGGGGGAGCAGCGGGCGCCACCGCGCTCGCCGTGCACGGCCTCGGCGCCGTCCCGGCCGCGCTGACGGCGGCAGCGGGCGCGACCGCCTGGCGTGTCACGCACCGGGCCCGCGCCACCCGCCTCGAGGGGGCCGACGCCCGGCTGCAGGCGACCCCGCTCACCGCCGACGAACCCCTGGCGCCTCTGGACGACGGTGCGCACCGGTGGCCCGGTCTCGAGCCGCTCCCCACGACGGCGGACGCTCTCTTCGCCACCGACGTGAACCTGCGCCCACCGCTCGTGGACGCCGCGACCTGGCGCCTGCGCGTGACCGGGCACGTCGAGCGCGAGCTGGACCTCGACCTCGCCTCGCTCGAGGCCCTGGGCACCGTCGAGGCCGACGTGGCGCTGGTGTGCATCCACACCCGGCCGGGGTGGTTGCGACAGGGCACACCCCGCTGGGTCGGCGTGCCGCTCCGGCGGGTCCTCGAGGCGGCCGGCGTGATGCCCGGGGCGGTGGACCTGCGCTCGGTCGCGGTCGACGGCTTCGCCATGCGGCACGGCATCGGCCAGGTGCGGGCCGGGGACGCCTTGGTCGTGATCGGCATGGACGGGCACCGCCTCACGCCTGCGCACGGGGCGCCCGCCCGGTTGCTCGTGCCCGGCCTCTACGGCCAGTACGCCGGCGTCAAGTGGCTGACCGAGCTGCAGGTCACCGACGCCCGGGCCTCGTTCTACTGGGAGTCACGCGGCTTCCCCGTGGCCGTGCAGGGCGTACGCCCCTCCAGCCGCATCGACGCCGTCGGCGGCGTCCGCGTGCCGGTCGGCCGCGACGGGCGTACCCGCGGCGGTGCCGCCGGGACGCTGCGGGTCGGCGGGGGACGTACCGCGATCGTCGGCAGCGCCTGGGCGCCGTGCCACGACGGTGTGGGCGTGGTCGAGGTCCGCGCGGACGAGGGCACCTGGCGTCCGGCCGAGCTCGCGGGACAGATCTCGCCGTACGCCCAACGCCGCTGGCGGGTCGTGCTCGACCTGGAGGCGGGCGACCACGAGCTGCAGGTGCGGATGCGCGCCGCCGACGGCACGGTCCAGGCCGTCGAGCCGTCCGCACCGGGAATGACCGGCGCCACGGGCCTGCACCGGCTGCGGGTGCGCACCTCCTGA